A region from the Triticum aestivum cultivar Chinese Spring unplaced genomic scaffold, IWGSC CS RefSeq v2.1 scaffold66842, whole genome shotgun sequence genome encodes:
- the LOC123172833 gene encoding histone H3.2, whose protein sequence is MARTKQTARKSTGGKAPRKQLATKAARKSAPATGGVKKPHRFRPGTVALREIRKYQKSTELLIRKLPFQRLVREIAQDFKTDLRFQSSAVSALQEAAEAYLVGLFEDTNLCAIHAKRVTIMPKDIQLARRIRGERA, encoded by the coding sequence ATGGCCCGCACCAAGCAGACGGCGCGCAAGTCCACCGGCGGCAAGGCGCCCAGGAAGCAGCTGGCGACCAAGGCGGCGCGGAAGTCCGCCCCGGCCACCGGCGGCGTCAAGAAGCCGCACCGCTTCAGGCCGGGAACCGTCGCCCTCCGTGAGATCCGCAAGTACCAGAAGAGCACGGAGCTGCTCATCCGCAAGCTCCCCTTCCAGCGCCTCGTCCGGGAGATCGCGCAGGACTTCAAGACCGACCTCCGCTTCCAGTCCTCCGCCGTCTCCGCGCTCCAGGAGGCCGCCGAGGCGTACCTCGTCGGGCTGTTCGAGGACACCAACCTCTGCGCCATCCACGCCAAGCGCGTCACcatcatgcccaaggacatccaGCTCGCCCGCCGCATCCGCGGAGAGCGCGCCTAG